A window of Nicotiana sylvestris chromosome 8, ASM39365v2, whole genome shotgun sequence genomic DNA:
GTAAGTATACGGTTTCATGCCTATAAGTTGAAACTTTGAACAATGAAAATTTATAAAAGACTCAACAGCTAGCACACAACTAAAGGAACATTTTTCTTTCATCAAAAGTCAAACAGTACGTGGAGAAAAacaaattttacatttttgaCAATGAAGCAACTTAATATCTAGTGACATGAGAAATGAAGGAGTCCATCTCCAATTGATGATCTCCACCATCTTTCACTGATTCTTTGACTTGTTTACCTAATTCCATGGCACGCATTCTCATCTCATGTCCTTCTGTAGAAGCCATCAAGTTCTCAACAGCATTTTTGATTGTACATGAATCAATGATATCGTCACTGCGATCCCAATGCTTCACGACGACTCCAATTTTTAGCACATTTGTAACGAACACAGCATTTCTGGGCTGGTCAAAACGCATAGACCATGTCGCTATAGGCACTCCCATGGTAATACTTTCCATGCATGAATTCCACCCACAGTGACTCATAAAACCGCCGGTTGATGAATGTGCCAAAATTTCTAATTGGGGTGCCCAATCTTTTACAATAATTCCTCGTTCTTTTACTCTCTCTTCATACCCTTCAGGGATTCTGACTTCCCCTTCTCCTCCTGAAAGTACATCTCTAACTACCCAAATAAACTTCTGCTGACTTTTTTCCAATCCTATAGCAAGTTCTTTGATTTGCTCCATAGATAAGTAGCCTGTTGTTCCAAAAGAAACAAGAATCACTGAATTTTGGGATTGCTTATCGAGCCACTCTAAGCATTTGTGACGAACTTTTGAGTCCTTTCCCGTAGATATAGTCACCGGATTGAAGGGACCAACAGCCCATTGTTTACGAATTCCGAGCAACCTACTGAACTTTGCTAGTGTTTCAAGATAAGGACCCTCGAGAACTTTGCAAGTATCATATAAGTTCCCAGAGCTGAATTTGTTACAACTAAATTGTAATCGCATAAATTCAATAAACTCAGGTGTGAAAGTACTTCTGAGAGTCGGAAGTCCATCAGGAAGGTGAACACCAGATGGGAGAAAAAGTTTCTTAGCCAATTTCGCAAGGAATGAAGGAAGATGGAGATAGTATTTGATGATATCCCATAAGAGAGAACTATTGGCAAAAGCAGAAATAGCATGAAAACAATAGGCTTCAGCATTTTTTATTGATACTACGTCTTGAACAGTGGAAGCCATCATAGAATCATAAATGACAACAACTCTTCGACTTATGCTGGAAAGCTTCTTTATAAATGCACTCACAGGCTCGCGCAATGTTAAAGATGCATCCAGTACTGATGCTATGAGTTTCGAGATGGTTTCAGAAGAATTATTTGAACAATTAGACGGGGCTGGCGCCATAAAAGAAGATGGGGTTGGGAATTCTTGGAAATGGATATAGTTAGTAGCAGTGGCTAAATCCCAACCATGTATTCGAGCCTTAACTTGGCTAATTTCTGTACTAAAACCAACATAATAAATTGGAATATGGTATGAAGAAACGAGGCGAGAGAGATGAAGGAATTGATTTAAGTGTCCTTGAGCTGGAAAAGGAACCATAACCATAGTAATTTGATCATCCTCCACGCCAAGGGACACCATTGCAACTTCTTTAGATACACTTCTTCTTGTTTTAATAACAAGAAAGCCCGGTTCTATATGTAATATATATCATAAAAGACagaaaattaaaaggaaaaaaaataagagGACAACTGTGAATAGCATGTGAGGAATGTTCACTATGTAAGCAAGGAAAACAGACTTGAGTACTGAGCAAAGAGTTATGCAAAAGTCAGAACAGGTGGAATTGTGTCCATAAAATTATTGTATTGTGGAATGGAAGGCTTTAGAGAAACAGATTAGGAAAGATGTATTGTTAATCATGTTCTCTAAAATGTTATATAGCTCCATTTTCCATGAAGCAGTCTTACAAGTTGTATGTCAAAATATGTTATGCAGCCCACTCTTTGTTCTGGaacttatatatataaatatatgctTCCGATTGATATATAGGCATAACTTCCGAAGcatattttgtaaacaaataaATGTCAATACTAATATTTATAATCTGATCATGTCATCATTTGATTAGAACTATATATCACGTGTGCACGTTCATATGAGTTGGCTCCACATGAGTATGAGTTGCAAGAATCTCCATATAACTTGGATCTCAAAAGCAGCGGGAAAGTTGGTTATAAAAAAATGCAGTTGAGATTTGATTGTGGATTGATGTATCAGATACGCATACTCAACCTGTCACGACCTCAAaccaacccgatcgtgatggcacctatcgcaGTACTAGGCTAGCCGATTCGTTATTCATAACATAAAATAATTCTTTTCAATAATTCATTTGCTAATCAATTTCGTCTTAAATCTTCCATTAAACATTTTCAAAACAAGTGAAAATAAACATCCCTGAAGATAAACGGCCCGACctcggtgtcactagtcatgagcaactaaaatACAAGTCTAATACAGTCTACTCAGATGACAAAAGGAGTCTAATAAAAACTGGACAATtataagataggagggagaaaagcaAGGTTGCGgtcgccgtgcagctaccttgttAAGCTCCGGGATAACCTGAAGAAGAATCAGCACTCACTCAGATGCcttggcacctggatctgcacacaaggtgcacgGAGTAACataagtacaccaactcagtgaCGAGCATTAAAAATCACATACATCTCATCACATAAAAAACTTCAGTGGAAATAAAAAGATTTAAATCAATAATTAAATTCCGAACATTTCGTAAAAAAttcagtttcaatgaaagttgcataaagcatttgttcaacattttccatagaggctcagtataaaagaagagcgaaaatagtaatttcataaaaataagcccctcgggcaaagtatcactcatatatatatagcccctcgggcaagcctctcagtcatttgtgactcaactctcatcaatcaacactcacgctcaataggtaccttataataaccACTGTGGCATGCAGCTCGATCTATAAacatatagtcgactgcgctcactgggggtgtgagactccggaggggctcctacagcccaagcgctatatcgctgcggcgtgcagccccaCCCAATATCATTGCGGTGTACAGCCCGA
This region includes:
- the LOC104233336 gene encoding zeatin O-glucosyltransferase-like; its protein translation is MVSLGVEDDQITMVMVPFPAQGHLNQFLHLSRLVSSYHIPIYYVGFSTEISQVKARIHGWDLATATNYIHFQEFPTPSSFMAPAPSNCSNNSSETISKLIASVLDASLTLREPVSAFIKKLSSISRRVVVIYDSMMASTVQDVVSIKNAEAYCFHAISAFANSSLLWDIIKYYLHLPSFLAKLAKKLFLPSGVHLPDGLPTLRSTFTPEFIEFMRLQFSCNKFSSGNLYDTCKVLEGPYLETLAKFSRLLGIRKQWAVGPFNPVTISTGKDSKVRHKCLEWLDKQSQNSVILVSFGTTGYLSMEQIKELAIGLEKSQQKFIWVVRDVLSGGEGEVRIPEGYEERVKERGIIVKDWAPQLEILAHSSTGGFMSHCGWNSCMESITMGVPIATWSMRFDQPRNAVFVTNVLKIGVVVKHWDRSDDIIDSCTIKNAVENLMASTEGHEMRMRAMELGKQVKESVKDGGDHQLEMDSFISHVTRY